A section of the Microbacterium forte genome encodes:
- a CDS encoding acyl-CoA thioesterase, translating into MATQQTPEWQWSEDGINFRTRKWVKPEDLNANGSLFGGSLLKWIDEEAAIYAIVQLGNYRAVTKHISEINFEASAVQGDLIEIGLQATHFGTTSLTMRAVARNMITRKRILTIEKIVFVSLDEDGTPTPHGYDEITYNRDRMPTERIATGTIRLP; encoded by the coding sequence ATGGCGACACAGCAGACACCCGAGTGGCAATGGTCCGAAGACGGCATCAACTTCCGCACCCGCAAATGGGTGAAGCCGGAGGACCTGAACGCGAACGGATCTCTGTTCGGCGGCAGCCTGCTCAAGTGGATCGACGAGGAGGCCGCGATCTACGCGATCGTGCAGCTGGGCAACTACCGCGCGGTGACCAAGCACATCTCCGAGATCAACTTCGAGGCCTCAGCCGTGCAGGGCGACCTGATCGAGATCGGCCTGCAGGCGACCCACTTCGGCACCACCTCGCTGACCATGCGCGCGGTCGCCCGCAACATGATCACCCGCAAGCGCATCCTCACGATCGAGAAGATCGTGTTCGTGAGCCTCGACGAGGACGGCACGCCGACCCCTCACGGGTACGACGAGATCACCTACAACCGCGATCGGATGCCGACGGAGCGCATCGCCACAGGCACGATCCGCCTGCCGTAG
- a CDS encoding ClpP family protease, whose translation MSEETPIPHFGPEARRALFHERVLVLDGALDDDNGTLLMTQLLTLSAEDPTTDIALWIHSPGGSVPSMLAIRDLMTLVPNDVSTLALGLACSAGQFLLSAGAKGKRRALPHARILMHQGSAGIGGSAGELETQADDLRHMRDTVLGLIAADTGQPVDRIFEDSLHDRWYTAEQAKDYGFIDEVLDSLADLMPRRRARVGLGASA comes from the coding sequence ATGAGCGAAGAGACCCCCATCCCGCACTTCGGACCCGAGGCCAGACGGGCGCTGTTCCACGAGCGCGTGCTCGTGCTCGACGGCGCCCTCGACGACGACAACGGCACGCTGCTGATGACGCAGCTGCTCACCCTCTCGGCCGAGGATCCGACGACCGACATCGCCCTGTGGATCCACTCGCCCGGCGGCTCCGTGCCGTCGATGCTCGCGATCCGCGACCTCATGACGCTGGTGCCGAACGACGTGTCGACCCTCGCGCTCGGACTCGCGTGCAGCGCCGGGCAGTTCCTGCTCTCGGCGGGCGCGAAGGGCAAGCGCAGGGCGCTGCCCCACGCGCGCATCCTCATGCATCAGGGTTCCGCCGGCATCGGCGGGTCGGCGGGCGAGCTCGAGACCCAGGCAGACGACCTGCGGCACATGCGCGACACGGTGCTCGGGCTGATCGCCGCCGACACCGGGCAGCCCGTGGATCGCATCTTCGAGGACTCGCTGCACGACCGCTGGTACACCGCAGAGCAGGCGAAGGACTACGGGTTCATCGATGAGGTCCTCGACTCGCTCGCCGACCTCATGCCCCGTCGCCGGGCCCGCGTCGGGCTGGGGGCGAGCGCATGA